From one Saccharomyces cerevisiae S288C chromosome XVI, complete sequence genomic stretch:
- the SSO1 gene encoding syntaxin (Plasma membrane t-SNARE; involved in fusion of secretory vesicles at the plasma membrane and in vesicle fusion during sporulation; forms a complex with Sec9p that binds v-SNARE Snc2p; syntaxin homolog; functionally redundant with Sso2p; SSO1 has a paralog, SSO2, that arose from the whole genome duplication), with protein MSYNNPYQLETPFEESYELDEGSSAIGAEGHDFVGFMNKISQINRDLDKYDHTINQVDSLHKRLLTEVNEEQASHLRHSLDNFVAQATDLQFKLKNEIKSAQRDGIHDTNKQAQAENSRQRFLKLIQDYRIVDSNYKEENKEQAKRQYMIIQPEATEDEVEAAISDVGGQQIFSQALLNANRRGEAKTALAEVQARHQELLKLEKSMAELTQLFNDMEELVIEQQENVDVIDKNVEDAQLDVEQGVGHTDKAVKSARKARKNKIRCWLIVFAIIVVVVVVVVVPAVVKTR; from the coding sequence ATGAGTTATAATAATCCGTACCAGTTGGAAACCCCTTTTGAAGAGTCATACGAGTTGGACGAAGGTTCGAGCGCTATCGGTGCTGAAGGCCACGATTTCGTGGGCTTCATGAATAAGATCAGTCAAATCAATCGCGATCTCGATAAGTACGACCATACCATCAACCAGGTCGATTCTTTGCATAAGAGGCTACTGACCGAAGTTAATGAGGAGCAAGCAAGTCACTTAAGGCACTCCCTGGACAACTTCGTCGCACAAGCCACGGACTTGCAGTTCAAACTGAAAAATGAGATTAAAAGTGCCCAAAGGGATGGGATACATGACACCAACAAGCAAGCTCAGGCGGAAAACTCCAGACAAAGATTTTTGAAGCTTATCCAGGACTACAGAATTGTGGATTCCAACTACAAGGAGGAGAATAAAGAGCAAGCCAAGAGGCAGTATATGATCATTCAACCAGAGGCCACCGAAGATGAAGTTGAAGCAGCCATAAGCGATGTAGGGGGCCAGCAGATCTTCTCACAAGCATTGTTGAATGCTAACAGACGTGGGGAAGCCAAGACTGCTCTTGCGGAAGTCCAGGCAAGGCACCAAGAGTTATTGAAACTAGAAAAATCCATGGCAGAACTTACTCAATTGTTTAATGACATGGAAGAACTGGTAATAgaacaacaagaaaacgTAGACGTCATCGACAAGAACGTTGAAGACGCTCAACTCGACGTAGAACAGGGTGTCGGTCATACCGATAAAGCCGTCAAGAGTGCCAgaaaagcaagaaagaacaagatTAGATGTTGGTTGATTGTATTCGCCATCATTGTAGTCGTTGTTGTTGTCGTTGTTGTCCCAGCCGTTGTCAAAACGCGTTAA
- the NSL1 gene encoding MIND complex subunit NSL1 (Essential component of the MIND kinetochore complex; joins kinetochore subunits contacting DNA to those contacting microtubules; required for accurate chromosome segregation; complex consists of Mtw1p Including Nnf1p-Nsl1p-Dsn1p (MIND)), whose protein sequence is MSQGQSKKLDVTVEQLRSIYHQFHDILEEKTDLHLPKKEYDDDAVRREVQIQLQEFLLSAMTMASKSLEVVNADTVGKTVKQLIMESQEKYMEPFDLDLNEQVRKMYQEWEDETVKVAQLRQTGPAKINEVYNNSKDEYLAQLDGRIGVLQARMMQQQSADHDDSTDDADDHINWEHIKQDYVASLNELYQTQQDLPKVRYNVEKVKRLMDFLEED, encoded by the coding sequence ATGTCACAAGGTCAGTCCAAAAAACTGGACGTAACTGTTGAGCAGCTTCGAAGTATATACCACCAGTTTCATGATAtcttggaagaaaaaactgaTTTGCATCTACCGAAGAAAGAATACGACGATGACGCTGTTAGGAGAGAGGTTCAGATACAGTTAcaagaatttcttttgagcGCTATGACGATGGCTTCGAAGTCACTAGAAGTTGTCAACGCCGACACGGTAGGAAAGACGGTAAAGCAATTGATCATGGAATCACAAGAGAAGTACATGGAGCCCTTTGACCTTGACCTGAATGAGCAAGTTAGAAAGATGTACCAAGAGTGGGAAGACGAAACCGTTAAGGTGGCCCAGTTGAGGCAAACGGGGCCTGCAAAAATCAACGAAGTTTACAACAACTCAAAGGATGAGTATTTGGCACAATTGGATGGGAGAATCGGCGTTCTTCAAGCTAGAATGATGCAGCAACAATCTGCTGACCATGATGATAGTACCGACGATGCCGATGATCACATCAACTGGGAGCACATCAAGCAGGATTACGTTGCCTCACTCAATGAATTGTATCAAACACAGCAAGACCTACCCAAGGTAAGATATAACGTTGAAAAGGTCAAGCGCTTAATGGACTTCCTGGAGGAGGATTGA
- the VMA11 gene encoding H(+)-transporting V0 sector ATPase subunit c' (Vacuolar ATPase V0 domain subunit c'; involved in proton transport activity; hydrophobic integral membrane protein (proteolipid) containing four transmembrane segments; N and C termini are in the vacuolar lumen) has protein sequence MSTQLASNIYAPLYAPFFGFAGCAAAMVLSCLGAAIGTAKSGIGIAGIGTFKPELIMKSLIPVVMSGILAIYGLVVAVLIAGNLSPTEDYTLFNGFMHLSCGLCVGFACLSSGYAIGMVGDVGVRKYMHQPRLFVGIVLILIFSEVLGLYGMIVALILNTRGSE, from the coding sequence ATGTCAACGCAACTCGCAAGTAACATATATGCTCCATTGTACGCTCCCTTTTTCGGGTTCGCAGGTTGTGCAGCTGCCATGGTGCTTTCCTGTTTGGGAGCTGCCATTGGTACAGCTAAGTCAGGTATTGGTATCGCCGGTATAGGTACTTTCAAGCCGGAATTGATCATGAAGTCTTTGATTCCTGTGGTTATGAGTGGTATCTTAGCCATTTATGGGCTTGTTGTGGCCGTTTTAATTGCAGGTAATTTATCTCCTACCGAAGACTATACTCTCTTCAATGGGTTCATGCACTTGAGTTGTGGGCTCTGTGTGGGATTTGCCTGTTTGAGTAGTGGCTACGCCATTGGTATGGTCGGTGACGTTGGTGTTAGAAAGTATATGCACCAACCAAGGCTTTTTGTCGGTATCGTTTTGATTCTAATTTTCTCTGAAGTTTTAGGGTTATATGGTATGATTGTAgctttgattttgaacACTAGAGGCTCTGAATGA
- the YAR1 gene encoding Yar1p (Nucleocytoplasmic shuttling assembly chaperone; co-translationally associates with nascent Rps3p in the cytoplasm and delivers it to pre-ribosomal subunits in the nucleus; required for 40S ribosomal subunit nuclear export, biogenesis and adaptation to osmotic and oxidative stress; contains ankyrin-repeats; expression repressed by heat shock), which translates to MGLHSEPLDQEDQDTIILDARAGDLDSLKDIFTTLVSPELLSTCKESESDSTALHMAAANGHIETVRYILETVSRANSAEDLKAFVNEVNKTGNTALHWASLNGKLDVVKLLCDEYEADPFIRNKFGHDAIFEAENSGKEEVETYFLKKYDVEPEDDEEDTQTEGKNSVQITKGTEIEQVTKEATEALREETEKLNINKD; encoded by the coding sequence ATGGGCCTACACAGTGAACCGTTAGATCAAGAGGACCAAGACACCATAATACTCGATGCAAGAGCTGGCGATTTGGATTCTCTGAAAGATATATTTACAACTTTAGTCAGTCCCGAGTTACTTTCGACTTGTAAGGAAAGTGAATCTGATTCTACGGCTTTACATATGGCTGCTGCCAACGGTCATATAGAGACCGTTCGGTATATACTGGAGACGGTTTCTCGCGCAAATAGTGCCGAAGACTTGAAAGCTTTTGTTAATGAGGTGAACAAAACAGGCAACACGGCTTTACATTGGGCGTCGTTGAATGGCAAATTAGACGTGGTCAAGCTACTGTGTGATGAATATGAGGCAGACCCCTTTATTAGAAACAAATTCGGCCACGATGCTATCTTTGAGGCCGAGAACAGCGGGAAGGAAGAAGTGGAAACAtactttttgaagaagtatGATGTCGAAcctgaagatgatgaagaagacacACAAACTGAGGGCAAGAATTCGGTCCAAATCACAAAGGGTACAGAAATTGAACAAGTCACCAAGGAAGCCACCGAGGCTTTAAGAGAAGAAACCGAGAAACTGAATATAAATAAAGACTAA
- the RVB2 gene encoding RuvB family ATP-dependent DNA helicase reptin (ATP-dependent DNA helicase, also known as reptin; conserved component of multiple complexes including the INO80 complex, the Swr1 complex, the R2TP complex (Rvb1-Rvb2-Tah1-Pih1) and the TTT Hsp90 cochaperone complex that is involved in chromatin remodeling and telomeric chromatin regulation; involved in multiple processes such as chromatin remodeling, box C/D snoRNP assembly, and RNA polymerase II assembly; member of the AAA+ and RuvB protein families, similar to Rvb1p) — MSIQTSDPNETSDLKSLSLIAAHSHITGLGLDENLQPRPTSEGMVGQLQARRAAGVILKMVQNGTIAGRAVLVAGPPSTGKTALAMGVSQSLGKDVPFTAIAGSEIFSLELSKTEALTQAFRKSIGIKIKEETELIEGEVVEIQIDRSITGGHKQGKLTIKTTDMETIYELGNKMIDGLTKEKVLAGDVISIDKASGKITKLGRSFARSRDYDAMGADTRFVQCPEGELQKRKTVVHTVSLHEIDVINSRTQGFLALFTGDTGEIRSEVRDQINTKVAEWKEEGKAEIVPGVLFIDEVHMLDIECFSFINRALEDEFAPIVMMATNRGVSKTRGTNYKSPHGLPLDLLDRSIIITTKSYNEQEIKTILSIRAQEEEVELSSDALDLLTKTGVETSLRYSSNLISVAQQIAMKRKNNTVEVEDVKRAYLLFLDSARSVKYVQENESQYIDDQGNVQISIAKSADPDAMDTTE; from the coding sequence ATGTCGATTCAAACTAGTGATCCAAATGAAACATCAGATTTAAAGTCGTTATCTTTAATTGCTGCCCACTCCCATATTACAGGTTTAGGTCTAGATGAAAACTTGCAACCACGTCCCACATCCGAAGGTATGGTTGGGCAATTGCAAGCCCGTCGTGCTGCTGGTgtgatattgaaaatggtTCAAAATGGCACCATAGCAGGTAGGGCTGTTTTGGTAGCGGGCCCCCCTTCAACTGGTAAGACCGCTCTTGCCATGGGTGTTTCCCAGTCTCTGGGTAAAGATGTACCATTCACTGCTATTGCGGGCTCagaaatcttttctttagaaTTGAGTAAAACTGAAGCACTAACTCAAGCTTTTAGGAAATCCATCGGtatcaaaatcaaggaGGAGACAGAATTGATTGAAGGTGAAGTCGTGGAAATTCAAATTGATAGATCTATTACTGGTGGACACAAACAAGGAAAATTGACTATTAAAACTACCGATATGGAAACAATTTATGAATTAGGCAATAAAATGATTGATGGCCTAACTAAAGAAAAGGTATTGGCTGGCGATGTTATTTCTATTGATAAAGCTAGTGGGAAGATTACCAAGCTAGGCAGATCCTTTGCTAGATCTAGGGATTATGATGCCATGGGTGCTGATACCAGATTTGTTCAATGTCCGGAAGGCGAACTgcaaaaaaggaaaacagtGGTTCACACGGTGTCACTGCATGAAATTGATGTTATTAATTCAAGAACACAAGGATTTTTGGCATTATTTACTGGTGACACCGGTGAAATTAGGTCAGAGGTAAGAGACCAGATAAACACAAAAGTGGCAGAatggaaagaagaaggtaaaGCAGAAATTGTTCCTGGTGTATTATTTATCGACGAAGTCCACATGTTGGATATAGAatgtttttcctttataAATAGGGCTTTGGAAGATGAGTTTGCCCCAATCGTCATGATGGCTACAAATAGAGGAGTTTCCAAAACCAGAGGGACTAATTACAAATCTCCACATGGGTTACCTCTCGATCTTTTGGATAGGTCAATTATTATTACAACTAAAAGTTATAATGAGCAGGAGATTAAGACAATTTTATCTATAAGAGCACAAGAGGAGGAAGTTGAACTGTCATCCGATGCCTTAGATCTATTGACCAAAACAGGTGTGGAAACTAGTTTGCGTTACAGCAGTAATTTAATCTCTGTTGCTCAGCAAATTGcaatgaagagaaaaaacaaCACTGTTGAAGTGGAAGATGTCAAAAGGGCTTATTTGCTATTTTTGGACAGCGCTAGATCTGTTAAGTATGTTCAAGAGAACGAGTCACAATATATTGATGATCAGGGCAACGTTCAAATATCCATTGCTAAATCAGCAGACCCTGATGCCATGGATACTACGGAATAA
- the ENV7 gene encoding putative serine/threonine protein kinase ENV7 (Vacuolar membrane protein kinase; negatively regulates membrane fusion; associates with vacuolar membrane through palmitoylation of one or more cysteines in consensus sequence; vacuolar membrane association is essential to its kinase activity; targeted to vacuole via AP-3 pathway; mutant shows defect in CPY processing; ortholog of human serine/threonine kinase 16 (STK16)): MISIVLELFQNLCCCRGFSDATIRVNDKRYRIQRLLGEGGMSFVYLVQLSKNSLIIDNGIATPELYALKKIICPSVESISNGMREIENYKRFQSPYVIKSIDSQVMQEKDGSKTIYIVLPYYSLGSLQDSINRRLLEGTFVSEAECVRIMLGVTRGLLCLHDPASRQDNATSRVNVDAVSMTYSDETAMLLEDTPLEMDMLSSNSAGSIAYAHRDITPSNILFSSDGLPVIGDLGSCSQADITIENRHQLSELQEWVNDNCTLPYTPPELLNLKLNQVLSSKVDIWSLGCTFYTLMFGISPFEREEQIHGASLTYAINTGKYSFPRNSRFSEGLLSVIKKCIQVDPIQRPTTSQLLNLLQDLDT, encoded by the coding sequence ATGATTTCTATTGTATTGGAATTGTTCCAGAACTTGTGCTGCTGTCGCGGATTTTCCGATGCTACTATTAGGGTAAATGATAAACGATATAGGATTCAACGACTACTTGGAGAAGGTGGAATGTCCTTTGTGTATTTGGTACAACTGTCAAAGAATTCTCTGATTATAGACAACGGCATCGCAACACCAGAATTATACGCACTAAAGAAGATTATTTGTCCTAGTGTGGAAAGTATATCCAATGGTATGcgagaaattgaaaattacAAACGGTTTCAAAGTCCTTATGTTATAAAAAGTATCGACTCACAAGTAATGCAGGAAAAAGATGGGTCAAAAACAATTTACATAGTACTACCCTATTATTCATTAGGGAGTTTACAAGACTCTATTAATCGGAGGTTACTCGAGGGCACCTTTGTATCAGAGGCAGAATGCGTAAGGATAATGCTTGGAGTTACAAGAGGTTTACTTTGTTTACATGATCCTGCGTCAAGACAAGATAACGCTACTTCCAGAGTAAATGTCGATGCGGTTTCTATGACTTATAGCGATGAAACGGCGATGCTCCTAGAAGACACCCCCTTAGAGATGGACATGCTTTCCTCCAACTCAGCAGGTTCAATAGCATATGCACATCGCGATATTACACCTTCAAACATTTTGTTCTCTTCAGACGGTTTACCAGTAATTGGTGACCTCGGCTCCTGCTCTCAAGCTGATATAACAATTGAAAACAGACATCAACTCAGCGAACTACAAGAATGGGTCAATGACAATTGTACGTTGCCATATACTCCACCAGAACTTCTGAACTTGAAATTAAATCAGGTTTTGAGCTCTAAGGTTGATATTTGGTCTTTGGGTTGTACGTTCTATACTTTAATGTTCGGTATCTCCCCCTTTGAGCGAGAAGAGCAGATACATGGAGCTTCTTTAACCTACGCTATAAACACTGGTAAGTACAGTTTCCCGAGAAATTCCAGATTTTCTGAGGGGCTTTTGAGTGTAATCAAGAAATGCATTCAAGTGGATCCTATACAAAGGCCTACTACCAGCCAATTATTAAATCTTTTACAAGATTTAGACACTTGA
- the SUI3 gene encoding translation initiation factor eIF2 subunit beta (Beta subunit of the translation initiation factor eIF2; involved in the identification of the start codon; proposed to be involved in mRNA binding) codes for MSSDLAAELGFDPALKKKKKTKKVIPDDFDAAVNGKENGSGDDLFAGLKKKKKKSKSVSADAEAEKEPTDDIAEALGELSLKKKKKKTKDSSVDAFEKELAKAGLDNVDAESKEGTPSANSSIQQEVGLPYSELLSRFFNILRTNNPELAGDRSGPKFRIPPPVCLRDGKKTIFSNIQDIAEKLHRSPEHLIQYLFAELGTSGSVDGQKRLVIKGKFQSKQMENVLRRYILEYVTCKTCKSINTELKREQSNRLFFMVCKSCGSTRSVSSIKTGFQATVGKRRRM; via the coding sequence ATGTCCTCCGATTTAGCTGCTGAGTTAGGATTCGACCCTGcactaaagaagaaaaagaagactAAGAAGGTGATCCCAGATGATTTTGATGCTGCCGTAAAcggcaaagaaaatggttCAGGAGATGATTTATTTGCCggattaaaaaagaaaaagaagaagtcCAAGAGCGTTTCTGCCGATGCTGAAGCTGAAAAAGAGCCTACTGACGACATAGCAGAAGCCTTGGGTGAACTATccttgaagaagaaaaagaaaaagacaaaggACAGCAGTGTAGACGCGTTTGAGAAAGAACTAGCTAAAGCTGGTCTAGATAATGTGGATGCTGAAAGCAAAGAAGGCACTCCAAGTGCTAATTCCAGCATTCAACAAGAAGTTGGCCTACCTTATTCAGAGTTATTATCtagatttttcaatattctAAGAACTAACAATCCAGAACTTGCTGGTGATAGAAGTGGTCCAAAGTTCAGAATTCCTCCTCCTGTTTGTTTGCGTGATGGTAAGAAGACTATTTTCTCGAATATCCAAGATATCGCCGAAAAATTGCATAGATCTCCGGAACATTTGATTCAATATCTCTTCGCAGAATTAGGTACGTCCGGTTCTGTTGACGGTCAGAAAAGATTAGTCATTAAGGGTAAGTTTCAATCCAAACAAATGGAGAATGTCTTAAGAAGATACATTTTGGAGTATGTCACTTGTAAAACTTGTAAGAGTATTAACACCGAATTGAAGAGAGAACAGTCAAACAGACTGTTCTTTATGGTCTGTAAAAGTTGTGGTTCTACCAGATCCGTCTCTTCTATTAAAACCGGTTTCCAAGCTACCGTTGGTAAGAGAAGGAGAATGTGA